The following proteins are co-located in the Nonlabens ponticola genome:
- the wzy gene encoding O-antigen polysaccharide polymerase Wzy, with translation MFRLKEVFVLIYFIVSLFHFYNFEPENNVIYGLFTLNFCIITFLFFYHLYLEKGYSPFLSTFLVFNYLFFLVAPMSQITTLAAMDDPVFVHKFPYQEDLVIHTLWLIALFNTVFSILYVAFSSRFTSKRIVGELKNRTARRTTPYMIVIWLVLTLLILVTQFQFVIDELNRPSWQSHDVSVIEGLVKTKILFVFPLVGIIITVKALRAAGKLSNKMIYYMALACFFLLLLFFKNPLATKRHELGPIFFILIFLFIPRLITSNLKTTAMIFLAMLVGFPLAQLLTHIDYPLEDIVQDPSLLLSGIEEGVLTKGYYSLNYDAFMNIGVVIEHVANKGFSYGYQMLSGLLFFVPRAIWPSKPPSSGLIVGNTLKDNYGFTFTNLSNPFVSEAYDNFGHIGMVIFAFLLVITMMYFRKWLLSGQLLKQCMAIYFALHLLMLLRGDFTNGIAYLGGALFSMYLLPKSMEQVLDMIIYSRKKNATK, from the coding sequence ATGTTTAGATTAAAGGAGGTTTTTGTGCTCATATATTTTATTGTCAGTCTGTTTCATTTTTACAATTTTGAACCAGAGAACAATGTGATTTATGGATTGTTCACGCTCAACTTCTGCATAATTACATTCCTGTTTTTTTACCACTTATATCTTGAGAAAGGATATAGTCCATTTTTATCCACTTTTCTAGTATTCAACTACCTGTTTTTTCTAGTGGCACCCATGTCGCAAATTACCACACTCGCGGCCATGGACGATCCTGTTTTTGTACACAAGTTTCCATATCAGGAAGATCTTGTGATCCATACGTTGTGGCTCATTGCACTTTTTAATACAGTGTTCTCAATACTCTACGTTGCATTTTCATCGCGATTCACCAGTAAACGTATCGTTGGCGAATTAAAAAACCGCACAGCCAGAAGAACGACTCCGTACATGATTGTTATATGGCTGGTGCTGACCTTGCTCATACTCGTCACTCAATTTCAATTTGTAATTGACGAGCTCAATAGACCATCGTGGCAGTCACATGATGTGTCGGTTATAGAAGGATTAGTCAAGACAAAAATTCTTTTTGTCTTTCCTCTCGTAGGTATCATCATTACTGTCAAAGCACTGCGCGCTGCCGGCAAGCTTTCAAATAAGATGATTTACTATATGGCTCTAGCATGTTTCTTTTTGTTGCTGCTCTTTTTTAAGAATCCGCTAGCGACAAAGCGTCACGAGTTGGGACCTATCTTCTTTATTTTGATCTTCTTATTTATACCTAGGCTCATTACCAGCAATTTGAAAACCACGGCCATGATATTTCTGGCGATGCTGGTAGGTTTCCCGCTAGCACAATTGTTGACACATATAGATTACCCGCTAGAAGATATTGTGCAAGATCCTTCCCTATTATTATCAGGGATAGAAGAAGGTGTATTGACTAAGGGTTATTATAGCTTGAATTATGATGCCTTTATGAATATAGGAGTGGTGATTGAACATGTTGCCAATAAGGGATTCAGTTATGGATATCAGATGCTTAGCGGTTTATTGTTCTTTGTTCCCAGAGCCATATGGCCATCAAAGCCACCATCCTCAGGATTAATTGTGGGAAATACCTTGAAAGACAATTATGGGTTTACCTTTACCAACTTGTCAAACCCTTTTGTGTCTGAAGCCTATGATAACTTTGGTCATATAGGAATGGTCATTTTTGCGTTTTTATTGGTGATAACCATGATGTATTTTAGAAAATGGTTACTTTCTGGCCAATTGCTTAAACAATGTATGGCGATCTATTTTGCATTGCATTTACTCATGCTATTAAGGGGTGATTTTACCAATGGTATAGCCTATTTAGGCGGCGCCTTATTTAGTATGTATTTGCTTCCTAAATCTATGGAACAAGTACTAGACATGATAATTTACTCTAGAAAAAAGAATGCCACAAAGTAG
- a CDS encoding glycosyltransferase → MSERAKKLIIVQNIIPGYRVPFFEYLKEHLGDRFELVAGDSTFERSIKSDDSIEIDKRIINRYLLRRKFIYNKGISNLKNTHDSLVLELNPRNVTVWSILIYRKLRGLKTTLWGHAWPRSGSDSASDKLRNAMRSLATHIITYTTSQKKELQERMPQASISASSNALMRQEEMTTSTDPAGINNVIYVGRLVPEKKPMLLVKGFHQAIKNLPTIAKLIVIGSGPEKELINAYIKAHELDKCILVKDPIFDNSVLKEYYLESLVSVSPGYVGLNLIQSLSFGVPMIISKDEIHSPEIEAANSNNSIFIKTDDVDGLAKSLIDIYHSKQYWVEQRENIMQSCKEKYSIERMAQPFLNLVDV, encoded by the coding sequence ATGAGTGAGCGCGCCAAAAAATTGATCATAGTCCAGAATATCATACCAGGATATCGCGTGCCTTTTTTTGAGTATTTAAAAGAGCATTTAGGCGATCGATTTGAACTCGTTGCAGGCGATAGCACTTTTGAAAGGTCCATAAAATCTGATGATTCTATTGAGATTGATAAAAGAATAATCAATCGCTATTTATTGCGCAGAAAGTTTATCTATAACAAAGGCATCAGCAACTTAAAGAATACACACGACTCGCTGGTTCTAGAGCTCAATCCACGTAATGTGACTGTGTGGTCCATATTAATATATCGTAAGCTTAGAGGACTTAAGACAACTCTATGGGGTCATGCTTGGCCTAGATCTGGTAGTGATTCTGCATCTGATAAGTTGCGCAATGCTATGCGATCGCTAGCTACACATATCATTACATATACGACTAGCCAAAAAAAAGAATTGCAAGAGCGCATGCCACAAGCATCCATAAGCGCCTCGTCAAATGCATTGATGCGTCAAGAAGAGATGACCACGTCTACAGATCCAGCCGGCATCAATAACGTCATTTATGTAGGCAGACTGGTACCAGAAAAGAAACCCATGCTACTGGTAAAAGGCTTTCATCAAGCGATCAAGAATTTACCGACGATTGCCAAGTTAATCGTGATAGGATCAGGACCAGAAAAGGAATTGATAAACGCCTATATCAAAGCGCATGAGCTGGATAAATGTATCCTTGTCAAAGACCCTATATTTGATAATAGTGTTTTAAAAGAATATTATCTAGAATCTCTCGTGAGCGTTTCGCCAGGATATGTAGGCTTGAATTTGATACAGAGCTTGAGTTTTGGTGTGCCCATGATCATCAGCAAAGATGAGATCCACAGTCCAGAAATTGAGGCGGCAAACTCAAACAATAGCATTTTTATAAAGACAGATGATGTTGATGGTCTAGCAAAAAGCTTAATAGATATCTATCACAGCAAACAGTATTGGGTAGAACAGCGTGAGAATATCATGCAATCTTGTAAGGAAAAATACAGTATAGAAAGAATGGCTCAACCTTTTTTAAACCTTGTAGATGTTTAG
- a CDS encoding oligosaccharide flippase family protein, producing MAFKFTSDKRAVVKNYFYVATLQGLNFILPLIILPLLEQRLGLEKFGLVMFAQYLMSFFLVISDFGFNITATREVAIMRENKQDYSDFFSSIIWFRSIMITVLFVVLVGVVFSFERFREEWLVYLLSYGMVMGQAIFPVWFFQGIEKMQVITIVNVIAKVIFTLSILFFVSTPDDYMYVPAFNSLGFIVAGLLSLILALKHTRLKMVIIPEFKTFIKESFAVTVSNITSTAGLISTGLILGIFHGDKIVGIYSIFEKMIVASKSVFMPIYQVLYPFISRKAAGSMRDHIKKLIPYIAMIGLSLSCFFFFFGEFLLTLLFDNTVFLDYIWLFEIMTIVSFTSSLTMLYVTLYAPARKLYNRRLQVLATGAIIAIISGLIFIPDHDIHAAAIIFTSVEVIMLSISVYLFCFKDKNLDIKTT from the coding sequence ATGGCGTTCAAATTTACCAGTGATAAAAGGGCAGTTGTCAAGAACTATTTTTATGTAGCTACCTTACAAGGCCTCAATTTTATACTGCCGCTCATCATCCTACCATTACTGGAGCAGCGATTGGGTCTGGAGAAATTTGGTCTGGTGATGTTTGCCCAATATCTCATGAGTTTTTTCCTAGTAATATCAGACTTTGGGTTCAATATTACTGCAACGCGTGAGGTCGCTATCATGCGGGAAAACAAGCAGGACTATTCAGATTTTTTCTCGAGTATCATCTGGTTTAGATCGATCATGATCACGGTGTTGTTTGTGGTCTTGGTTGGTGTGGTTTTTAGTTTTGAGCGATTTAGGGAAGAGTGGCTGGTATATCTTTTAAGCTATGGAATGGTCATGGGACAAGCGATATTTCCCGTGTGGTTCTTTCAAGGGATTGAAAAAATGCAGGTTATCACGATCGTGAACGTGATTGCCAAGGTGATTTTTACCCTAAGTATTTTGTTTTTTGTATCAACTCCAGATGATTACATGTATGTGCCAGCTTTCAATAGTCTAGGATTTATTGTGGCTGGATTGCTTAGTTTAATTCTGGCGCTTAAGCATACGCGCTTGAAAATGGTCATCATTCCAGAGTTTAAAACTTTTATCAAGGAGAGTTTTGCTGTCACGGTTTCTAATATCACTTCAACGGCTGGGCTTATTTCTACTGGTTTGATTTTGGGTATTTTTCATGGTGATAAGATCGTAGGTATCTACAGCATCTTTGAGAAGATGATTGTCGCTTCAAAGAGCGTTTTCATGCCTATTTATCAAGTGCTTTATCCATTCATTTCAAGAAAGGCGGCAGGAAGTATGAGAGACCACATTAAGAAGTTGATACCATATATTGCCATGATAGGTTTGTCGCTGTCATGTTTCTTTTTCTTTTTTGGTGAATTTTTATTGACGTTGCTTTTTGACAATACGGTATTTCTAGATTATATCTGGTTGTTTGAAATCATGACGATAGTATCATTCACATCGTCCTTGACAATGCTTTACGTCACCTTATATGCACCAGCACGCAAACTTTACAATCGCAGGTTGCAGGTGCTAGCTACTGGAGCCATTATTGCGATTATTTCTGGTTTGATATTTATACCGGATCATGATATTCATGCCGCAGCTATTATTTTTACTAGTGTTGAGGTGATCATGTTGAGTATTTCTGTGTATTTATTTTGCTTTAAGGATAAAAATCTGGACATTAAAACTACATGA
- a CDS encoding GDP-L-fucose synthase family protein, producing MEKSAKIYIAGHRGLVGSAILQELKDQGYENLILRTHKQLDLTDQQQTAQFFKDHRPDYVFLAAATVGGIVANNIYRADFIYKNLMIQNNVIHHSYLNGVKKLLFLGSTCIYPKMAPQPMPEDSLLTGPLEYTNEPYAIAKIAGIKMCESYNLQYGTNFISVMPTNLYGPNDNFDLEKSHVLPALIRKMHLGKLLMDGNEQALVKEMDVENFAFAKAELSKHGITKESIELWGTGSPRREFLWSHDMAKACVYLMHNIDFKDVAGEQKEVRNTHLNIGTGEDIEIKELAALIKKTVGYTGKLNWDSSKPDGTPRKLTDVSKLHALGWKHEVSLEKGVDMMYEAYLDKA from the coding sequence ATGGAGAAATCTGCCAAAATCTATATTGCTGGTCACCGCGGTCTCGTGGGTAGCGCCATTTTACAGGAGCTCAAGGATCAAGGCTATGAAAACCTGATCTTGAGAACGCACAAGCAACTAGATCTTACAGACCAGCAGCAAACCGCGCAATTCTTTAAGGATCATAGGCCTGATTATGTTTTTCTCGCCGCAGCGACGGTAGGTGGCATTGTAGCAAACAACATCTATCGCGCAGACTTTATCTACAAGAACTTGATGATCCAGAACAATGTGATCCATCACAGTTACTTGAATGGCGTGAAGAAATTATTGTTTCTGGGCAGTACATGTATCTACCCTAAAATGGCGCCACAGCCTATGCCAGAGGACAGTTTGCTCACTGGACCGCTGGAATATACCAATGAACCTTATGCCATTGCCAAAATCGCTGGTATCAAGATGTGCGAGAGCTATAACTTGCAGTACGGCACCAATTTCATAAGCGTCATGCCTACAAATCTGTATGGCCCAAATGATAATTTTGATCTAGAAAAAAGTCACGTGTTGCCAGCTTTGATCAGGAAAATGCACCTGGGTAAATTACTCATGGATGGTAACGAGCAAGCTCTTGTCAAGGAAATGGATGTTGAGAATTTTGCTTTCGCGAAAGCGGAACTATCCAAACACGGCATTACAAAAGAAAGCATCGAATTATGGGGAACAGGCTCGCCTAGAAGAGAGTTTTTGTGGTCACACGATATGGCCAAAGCTTGTGTGTATCTAATGCACAACATAGATTTTAAGGACGTTGCAGGCGAGCAAAAAGAGGTAAGAAACACACACCTAAACATAGGTACTGGTGAAGACATCGAGATCAAGGAACTTGCAGCATTGATCAAGAAAACAGTAGGTTACACTGGCAAATTAAATTGGGACAGCTCAAAACCTGACGGCACACCACGCAAGTTGACTGATGTGTCAAAGCTGCACGCACTAGGCTGGAAACATGAGGTGAGCCTAGAAAAAGGTGTTGATATGATGTATGAAGCATATCTAGACAAGGCATAA
- the gmd gene encoding GDP-mannose 4,6-dehydratase translates to MSKVALITGVTGQDGAYLSEFLLKKGYTVHGIKRRASLFNTDRIDHLYQDPHEANVKFHLHYGDLTDTTNLTRIINETQPDEIYNLAAMSHVQVSFEMPEYTANADGIGALRILESLRLLGMEKKTRVYQASTSELYGKVQEVPQSETTPFYPRSPYAVAKMYAYWATVNYREAYGMFACNGILFNHESPVRGETFVTRKITRAVSKIAKGLQDTCYLGNLDAKRDWGHAKDYVRMMWMILQHDEPEDWVIATGKTTSVRDFVRMAFEYIGVELEFTGTGVDEKGTIKSCSNPDYQLEIGKEVIAVDERYFRPTEVDLLIGDPSKAKEKLGWVPQIELQELVNDMMKSDLHLMSRDEYLNRGGYRINNYYE, encoded by the coding sequence ATGAGTAAAGTAGCCTTAATTACTGGAGTTACAGGTCAGGACGGTGCCTATTTGAGCGAGTTTTTATTAAAGAAAGGATATACCGTTCATGGTATAAAACGTCGCGCCAGCCTTTTCAATACAGACCGTATTGACCACCTGTATCAAGATCCGCATGAGGCAAATGTCAAATTCCACCTGCATTATGGCGATTTGACTGACACTACAAACCTGACAAGAATCATCAACGAGACCCAACCTGATGAGATTTACAATCTTGCGGCCATGTCTCACGTGCAGGTATCTTTTGAAATGCCAGAATACACTGCTAATGCGGATGGTATAGGCGCCCTGCGTATCCTAGAATCACTGAGGTTACTAGGCATGGAAAAAAAGACACGCGTCTATCAGGCCTCAACATCAGAGCTTTATGGTAAGGTGCAAGAAGTACCGCAGTCAGAAACGACGCCCTTCTATCCACGCAGCCCGTATGCGGTGGCCAAAATGTATGCCTACTGGGCAACGGTTAACTACCGCGAGGCTTATGGCATGTTTGCCTGTAATGGTATCTTATTTAATCATGAGTCGCCCGTGCGCGGTGAGACGTTTGTGACTAGAAAAATTACTCGTGCGGTTTCTAAAATCGCCAAAGGCTTGCAAGACACCTGTTATCTAGGAAACCTGGATGCCAAGCGCGATTGGGGTCACGCGAAGGATTATGTTCGCATGATGTGGATGATCCTGCAGCATGATGAGCCAGAAGATTGGGTAATAGCCACAGGAAAAACTACCAGCGTGCGTGATTTTGTGCGCATGGCGTTTGAATACATAGGTGTAGAGCTAGAATTTACAGGCACTGGAGTTGATGAAAAGGGAACCATAAAATCTTGCTCAAATCCTGATTACCAGCTAGAAATAGGAAAGGAAGTAATTGCAGTGGACGAGAGATACTTCCGACCAACGGAGGTAGACCTATTGATAGGCGATCCATCAAAAGCCAAGGAAAAACTGGGCTGGGTACCACAAATAGAACTGCAAGAACTGGTCAACGACATGATGAAGAGTGACTTGCATCTCATGTCTCGCGACGAGTATTTGAATAGAGGAGGTTACCGCATTAATAATTACTATGAGTAG
- the rfbD gene encoding dTDP-4-dehydrorhamnose reductase codes for MKKILLAGANGMLGISMQQALVDHDLIALGSDELDISCTRDITAAIIRYRPNYFINCAAYTAVDLAETEVEKAYKINATAVRQLAQICEHHRVTLIHFSTDYVFDGNATLPYRPHDAVRPINVYGASKLLGEQYIQDNMSSFYIFRISWLYAAHGKNFMRWVLENNLEEMHVVDNQLGSPTSADSVALFINHLVENDPDEHGVYHYTNQGELTWYAFAKAISQKSNVPKNIHPTSSFKTAASRPSYSVMNTDAIRRTFNYDIPTIDTALEEVLERYKSRS; via the coding sequence TTGAAAAAGATTCTACTTGCTGGCGCAAATGGTATGCTGGGAATAAGCATGCAACAAGCGCTGGTAGATCATGATTTGATCGCGCTGGGCAGCGACGAGCTTGACATTAGCTGTACTAGAGATATTACCGCAGCCATAATTAGGTATCGGCCAAATTATTTTATCAACTGTGCGGCCTACACCGCAGTGGATCTTGCAGAAACTGAAGTCGAGAAAGCCTACAAAATAAACGCCACCGCAGTCAGGCAGCTGGCACAAATCTGCGAGCATCATCGGGTCACGCTTATTCACTTTTCCACGGACTATGTTTTTGACGGGAATGCCACACTACCATATAGACCGCACGATGCCGTGAGACCTATTAATGTGTATGGCGCTAGCAAGTTGCTGGGAGAACAATATATCCAGGATAACATGTCCAGCTTTTACATTTTTAGAATAAGCTGGTTGTACGCTGCTCATGGTAAGAATTTCATGCGATGGGTGCTAGAAAATAACCTAGAAGAGATGCACGTAGTTGATAATCAGCTAGGGTCGCCTACCAGCGCAGACAGTGTAGCGCTGTTCATCAACCATCTGGTTGAGAATGATCCTGACGAGCACGGTGTTTATCATTATACTAATCAAGGCGAGTTGACGTGGTATGCTTTCGCGAAAGCGATATCCCAAAAATCCAACGTACCTAAAAACATACATCCTACAAGCTCATTCAAGACTGCTGCAAGTAGGCCGTCGTACAGCGTCATGAATACTGATGCTATTAGAAGGACCTTTAATTATGACATTCCAACAATTGATACCGCGCTTGAAGAAGTTCTGGAAAGGTATAAGTCTAGGAGTTAG
- a CDS encoding DUF6909 family protein yields MPIINVEPRTRAQESTNAIERMYITMRHLFNRGFYKPMGVSGESLRESLLTIRPEIYGSIAEDKIELSGLLYVMDRLPMGIEECTYINLTSDEGYSGSHFKAIVPKKRRRNCYRIDKHQMNIEITRGRSEIYDILTHLTFLMIESHKIMKRVIIGENGNTTRDWNCLEDAVQKKKLSQEEKEVAITHTANILGRTFEEVVNVYDDFATPHNPNQFLSTIYHLGLLGKREIMDEQKRVVTFSPVLRERLGHHIHGDRWATRIKKHLIDHDLFDRPLHIISANLHSVMNSIYGPKALKTEMEKKGRMEVFASLSNDAGKKNRDVIKKMALKNGMQELKDESGTNIDVQIFDTARFQFEQVGFCEDSFRESGTDQKPVIIVMDYAFGEQAYETLDELLKPYKAGKDDYKMMNIKSISIMGKAGILEGEKGDIMVPDAHVFEGTADNYPFKNRLSKKDLKTDGLSVVSGSMVTVLGTSLQNKDVLEYFYNSSWRVIGLEMEGAHYQKAIQAASKVRRSISKKVKVRYAYYASDNPLKTGHTLASGGLGLTGVKPVYVITEKILEQILENSVVKPVAPDA; encoded by the coding sequence ATGCCCATCATTAACGTAGAGCCTAGAACTAGAGCACAAGAAAGTACCAATGCTATCGAGCGCATGTATATCACCATGCGTCACTTATTCAATCGTGGATTTTACAAGCCTATGGGCGTGAGTGGTGAATCCTTGCGCGAGTCGCTGCTTACCATACGTCCTGAAATCTACGGTTCCATTGCAGAGGATAAGATCGAGTTGAGTGGCTTGCTTTATGTCATGGATCGATTGCCCATGGGCATCGAGGAATGTACCTATATCAATTTGACCAGTGATGAAGGTTATTCTGGCAGCCACTTCAAGGCGATTGTTCCTAAAAAACGCCGCCGTAACTGCTATCGCATCGATAAGCACCAGATGAATATTGAGATCACTCGTGGTAGATCAGAGATCTATGATATCCTCACGCACTTGACATTCCTGATGATTGAATCTCACAAGATCATGAAACGCGTGATTATTGGCGAGAACGGCAACACGACCAGAGACTGGAATTGTCTGGAAGACGCCGTTCAAAAAAAGAAACTAAGCCAGGAAGAGAAAGAAGTCGCCATAACACACACGGCAAATATTCTGGGTAGAACCTTTGAAGAGGTCGTGAACGTATATGATGACTTTGCAACGCCGCATAATCCTAATCAATTCTTGAGTACGATTTACCATTTAGGATTGCTAGGCAAGCGTGAGATTATGGACGAGCAAAAGCGTGTCGTTACATTTTCACCCGTATTACGCGAGAGATTAGGTCACCATATTCATGGTGATCGCTGGGCAACACGCATCAAAAAGCATTTGATCGATCATGATTTATTTGATCGACCGCTGCACATCATCAGTGCCAACTTGCACAGTGTAATGAATTCCATTTATGGCCCCAAAGCCTTAAAAACAGAAATGGAAAAAAAAGGTAGAATGGAAGTTTTTGCTTCTTTGAGTAACGATGCAGGCAAGAAAAACCGCGATGTGATCAAGAAAATGGCGCTCAAGAACGGTATGCAAGAACTCAAGGATGAGAGCGGTACTAATATTGACGTGCAGATATTTGATACCGCGAGATTCCAATTTGAGCAGGTAGGATTTTGTGAAGACAGCTTTCGCGAAAGCGGAACAGATCAAAAACCAGTCATCATAGTTATGGACTACGCATTTGGAGAACAGGCTTATGAAACACTGGATGAATTATTAAAACCTTACAAAGCCGGCAAGGATGATTATAAAATGATGAATATCAAGTCCATCAGTATTATGGGTAAAGCTGGAATTCTTGAAGGCGAGAAAGGTGATATTATGGTGCCAGATGCCCACGTTTTTGAAGGCACGGCAGATAATTATCCATTTAAAAATAGACTGAGTAAAAAAGATCTCAAAACAGATGGATTGAGCGTCGTGAGCGGCTCTATGGTCACTGTTTTGGGAACTTCTCTTCAAAACAAGGATGTACTTGAATACTTCTACAACAGTAGCTGGCGTGTGATAGGTCTTGAAATGGAAGGTGCACATTATCAAAAAGCGATTCAAGCGGCATCCAAAGTGCGTCGCAGCATCAGTAAGAAAGTAAAAGTGCGTTATGCATATTATGCTAGCGATAATCCATTGAAAACAGGCCATACACTTGCCAGTGGTGGTTTAGGTCTTACAGGTGTAAAGCCAGTTTATGTAATTACTGAAAAGATCCTAGAACAAATTCTAGAAAACAGCGTTGTAAAACCTGTTGCGCCAGATGCGTAA
- a CDS encoding GH3 auxin-responsive promoter family protein: MSIKAIAARVFAARVNRKTQRWAQNPVRSQENVFKMLLKVAGDTAFAKAHSFSIISTHQEFADNVPVRDYEDLKPFIDRVVAGDKDVLWPGKPLYFAKTSGTTSGAKYIPITKESMPEHIKAARNAILSYIHETGNSKFVDGKMIFLQGSPEMEEKNGIKLGRLSGIVAHYVPNYLQRNRLPSWETNLIDDWETKVEAVIDETIPERMSVISGIPSWLQMYFERIVQRTGKKVGEVFPEFNLLIYGGVNFEPYRAKFKSLIGREPDTIELFPASEGFFAYQDKQNEKGMLLLLDAGIFYEFIPADQFYDERPPRLTIGQVEIGVNYVMIISTTAGLWAYNIGDTIAFTSTAPYRVVVTGRIKHYISASGEHVIGKEVEEALNQAATKHHVIIDEFTVAPQLDTPTGELPYHEWFLELEKAPDDKTLIDFATSLDLAMREQNSYYDDLITGKVLQPLKVRILPQGSFKNYMKSIGKLGGQNKLPRLSNDRKIAKFFDEP; this comes from the coding sequence ATGTCGATTAAAGCCATTGCCGCGCGCGTTTTTGCCGCACGAGTAAACCGCAAGACCCAGCGATGGGCACAAAATCCAGTACGTTCTCAAGAAAATGTATTTAAGATGTTATTGAAGGTGGCTGGTGATACCGCTTTCGCGAAAGCGCACTCATTCTCAATCATCTCCACACATCAAGAGTTTGCAGATAACGTTCCAGTGCGTGACTATGAAGACCTTAAGCCCTTTATCGACCGAGTGGTAGCTGGCGATAAAGACGTTCTATGGCCAGGGAAACCACTTTATTTCGCTAAAACCAGTGGAACTACCAGCGGCGCCAAATACATCCCAATTACAAAAGAATCTATGCCAGAGCACATCAAGGCGGCACGCAACGCTATCTTGAGTTATATACATGAGACTGGCAATTCAAAGTTTGTGGACGGTAAGATGATCTTCCTGCAAGGAAGCCCAGAAATGGAAGAAAAAAACGGAATCAAACTAGGTAGGTTGAGCGGCATTGTAGCTCATTATGTGCCTAACTATTTGCAGCGCAACAGGCTGCCGTCATGGGAAACAAACTTAATTGACGATTGGGAAACCAAGGTTGAGGCCGTCATCGACGAGACCATTCCAGAACGAATGAGCGTTATTTCAGGAATTCCCAGCTGGTTACAAATGTATTTTGAGCGCATCGTGCAACGCACAGGCAAGAAAGTGGGCGAGGTTTTCCCAGAATTTAATTTGCTTATTTATGGTGGCGTTAATTTTGAACCCTATCGAGCCAAATTCAAATCACTTATAGGTCGCGAGCCAGATACCATTGAACTATTTCCAGCCAGTGAAGGCTTTTTTGCCTATCAGGACAAGCAGAATGAGAAAGGCATGCTGCTATTGCTTGATGCAGGAATCTTTTATGAATTCATACCAGCAGATCAGTTTTATGATGAGCGGCCACCGCGATTAACTATTGGTCAGGTAGAGATAGGCGTCAATTATGTGATGATTATCTCAACTACCGCAGGACTTTGGGCGTACAACATAGGCGATACCATTGCATTTACCAGCACAGCACCTTATCGAGTAGTTGTCACAGGCCGCATCAAGCATTACATAAGCGCCAGCGGCGAGCATGTGATAGGCAAAGAGGTAGAAGAGGCACTCAATCAAGCTGCGACAAAACACCATGTCATCATTGACGAATTCACGGTCGCACCGCAGCTGGATACACCAACTGGTGAGTTGCCTTATCACGAGTGGTTTCTAGAGCTGGAAAAAGCTCCAGATGATAAAACGCTAATAGATTTTGCCACATCTCTAGATCTAGCGATGCGCGAGCAAAATAGTTATTACGATGATCTTATTACTGGTAAAGTCCTGCAACCACTTAAAGTTAGGATATTACCACAAGGCAGCTTTAAAAACTACATGAAAAGCATTGGCAAATTAGGAGGTCAGAATAAGCTACCCAGATTGTCTAACGACAGGAAAATTGCGAAGTTTTTTGATGAGCCCTAG
- a CDS encoding M23 family metallopeptidase, translating to MSESPKKYKSKWRHHYRMVVLNDDTFEERFSLKLTRLNVFVMTVVSAVILIGLTTLFIAFTPVREFIPGYSGIDNRPQTMALLRETDSLKSQLAINEQQYDRIQMVLSGNITSEEYERIDSIARVETAASADFSISREDSLLREEVAREDRYNVLEGATARTNFVFYTPVKGSISNGFNVKERHYAVDVTAPVSTPIKAAAPGTVIFSGWAAQTGYTILLEHSNGLITVYKHCETLNKEQNDQVLAGEVIASVGNTGELTNGPHLHFELWSNGYPLDPTNFINFE from the coding sequence ATGAGTGAAAGCCCTAAAAAATATAAAAGTAAGTGGAGACACCATTACCGCATGGTGGTGCTTAATGACGACACGTTTGAAGAGCGTTTCTCACTCAAACTCACCAGACTCAATGTGTTTGTAATGACTGTGGTAAGTGCCGTGATTTTAATAGGTCTCACAACATTATTTATCGCTTTTACACCAGTGCGCGAATTCATTCCTGGATATTCAGGCATTGATAACAGGCCACAAACCATGGCGCTGTTGCGAGAGACAGACTCGCTCAAATCACAGTTGGCAATCAATGAACAACAGTACGACCGCATCCAGATGGTGTTGAGTGGTAATATCACTAGTGAAGAATATGAACGCATCGACAGCATCGCGCGAGTAGAGACTGCCGCCAGTGCAGACTTCAGCATAAGTCGTGAGGATAGCCTGCTGCGTGAAGAAGTAGCACGAGAAGATAGATACAATGTGCTAGAAGGTGCCACCGCGCGTACCAATTTTGTTTTCTATACACCTGTAAAAGGCAGTATTTCAAATGGTTTTAATGTCAAGGAACGCCATTATGCGGTTGATGTTACCGCGCCAGTGAGCACACCTATCAAGGCCGCCGCACCTGGCACCGTGATTTTTTCAGGATGGGCAGCACAGACTGGTTATACCATTTTGCTGGAGCACAGTAACGGCTTGATTACGGTTTACAAACATTGCGAGACCTTGAATAAGGAGCAAAATGATCAGGTTCTCGCAGGTGAGGTCATCGCTAGCGTGGGCAACACTGGCGAGCTCACTAATGGGCCGCACTTACATTTTGAGTTGTGGAGCAATGGCTATCCACTAGATCCTACCAATTTTATAAACTTTGAGTAA